The following are encoded in a window of Amblyraja radiata isolate CabotCenter1 chromosome 7, sAmbRad1.1.pri, whole genome shotgun sequence genomic DNA:
- the LOC116974954 gene encoding gamma-crystallin S-1-like: MGKIIFYEDRNFQGRHYECSTDCADLSPYFSHCNSIRVESDWWVAYEKPNYMGYQYVLNRGEYPDYQRWMGFNDNIRSCRSYPHYRGGNYRMKIYERPEFGGQMMEFMDDCPSVYDCFRYRDIHSCHVMDGYWIFYEQPNYRGRQYFMRPGEYRKYNDWGGFNSSIGSFRRMRDF; encoded by the exons ATGGGAAAG ATCATCTTCTACGAGGACAGGAACTTCCAGGGTCGGCACTATGAGTGCAGCACCGACTGTGCCGACCTGTCCCCTTACTTCAGCCACTGTAACTCCATCCGTGTGGAGAGTGACTGGTGGGTGGCGTACGAGAAACCCAACTACATGGGGTACCAGTATGTCCTGAACAGGGGGGAGTATCCTGACTACCAGCGCTGGATGGGATTCAACGACAACATCAGGTCCTGTCGCAGCTACCCACAC TACCGAGGAGGCAACTACAGGATGAAGATTTACGAGAGGCCTGAATTTGGAGGACAGATGATGGAATTCATGGATGACTGTCCCTCCGTCTACGATTGTTTCCGTTACCGTGACATTCACTCCTGCCACGTGATGGATGGTTACTGGATCTTCTATGAACAACCCAACTACAGAGGCCGACAGTACTTCATGAGACCTGGGGAGTACAGGAAATACAATGACTGGGGCGGATTCAACTCCTCCATCGGGTCTTTCAGGCGCATGAGGGACTTCTAG